Proteins from a genomic interval of Bradyrhizobium sp. CCBAU 53340:
- a CDS encoding DHA2 family efflux MFS transporter permease subunit: MATATTASPAMMASAASERIAPKRLFAFIIMVFGMFMSILDIQIVSASLSEIQAGLSASSSEVSWVQTAYLIAEVIAIPLSGFLSRAFGTRLLFAISAAGFTMSSLLCGFATTIEEMILWRALQGFLGAGMIPTVFASAYTVFPRTKFHIVGPIIGLVATLAPTIGPTVGGYITDLMSWNWLFFINVVPGIGITLGVWALVDFDEPHFELLDRFDWWGLIFMAGFLGTLEYVLEEGPQYEWLQDTSVAICAWICVVSAIAFFVRVFTAAEPIVNLRTFTNRNFAVGCTLQFCIGIGLYGLTYIYPRYLAEVRGYSALMIGETMFVSGITMFLVAPLVGRLMASLDMRYMIAFGLIVFAIGSYQMTWITRDYDFYELLIPQILRGIGMMFAMVPTNNIALGTLPPERVKNASGLFNLMRNLGGAVGLAVINTVLNDRTDLHITRLQERVTWGNATATETLTMLQQKFQGLGDSTLMAMKQLSQIVHRQATVLSFGDAFFVLTLFYLALSVLVTLLNKPASPFGGGGDAH, from the coding sequence ATGGCGACCGCCACGACTGCTTCACCTGCCATGATGGCATCAGCCGCCTCGGAGCGCATCGCACCGAAGCGGCTGTTCGCCTTCATCATCATGGTGTTCGGGATGTTCATGTCGATCCTGGACATCCAGATCGTCTCGGCATCTCTGAGCGAGATCCAGGCCGGCCTGTCGGCGAGCTCGAGCGAAGTCTCCTGGGTCCAGACCGCCTATCTGATCGCCGAAGTGATCGCGATCCCGCTATCAGGATTTTTGTCGCGCGCCTTCGGCACGCGGCTCTTGTTCGCGATCTCGGCCGCCGGCTTCACGATGTCGAGCCTGCTTTGCGGCTTTGCCACGACCATCGAGGAGATGATCCTTTGGCGCGCCCTCCAGGGTTTTCTCGGCGCCGGCATGATCCCGACGGTGTTTGCCTCGGCCTACACCGTGTTCCCGCGCACGAAATTCCACATCGTCGGTCCTATCATCGGACTTGTCGCGACCTTGGCTCCCACGATCGGCCCGACGGTCGGCGGCTACATCACCGATTTGATGTCGTGGAACTGGCTGTTCTTCATCAACGTCGTGCCCGGCATCGGCATCACCCTCGGCGTGTGGGCGCTGGTCGATTTCGACGAGCCGCATTTCGAGCTGCTGGACCGCTTCGACTGGTGGGGCCTGATCTTCATGGCCGGCTTCCTCGGCACGCTGGAATATGTGCTGGAAGAGGGCCCGCAATATGAATGGCTGCAGGACACCTCGGTGGCGATCTGTGCCTGGATCTGCGTCGTCTCGGCGATCGCCTTCTTCGTGCGTGTCTTCACGGCGGCCGAGCCGATCGTCAATTTGCGCACCTTCACCAACCGCAATTTCGCTGTCGGCTGCACGCTGCAATTCTGCATCGGCATTGGTCTCTACGGCCTGACCTATATCTATCCGCGCTATCTCGCCGAGGTGCGCGGCTACAGCGCGCTGATGATCGGCGAGACCATGTTCGTCTCGGGCATCACCATGTTCCTGGTGGCGCCGCTGGTCGGCCGGCTGATGGCAAGCCTCGACATGCGCTACATGATCGCGTTCGGCCTGATCGTGTTCGCGATCGGCTCCTACCAGATGACCTGGATCACGCGTGACTACGATTTCTACGAGCTCCTGATCCCGCAGATCCTGCGCGGCATCGGCATGATGTTCGCGATGGTGCCGACCAACAACATTGCGCTCGGCACGCTGCCGCCGGAGCGGGTGAAGAATGCCTCGGGCCTGTTCAACCTGATGCGCAATCTCGGCGGCGCGGTCGGCCTCGCCGTCATCAACACGGTGCTCAACGACCGCACCGACCTGCACATCACGCGCCTGCAGGAGCGCGTGACCTGGGGCAATGCGACTGCGACCGAAACCCTGACCATGCTCCAGCAGAAGTTTCAGGGGCTCGGCGACTCCACGCTGATGGCGATGAAGCAGCTCAGCCAGATCGTGCACCGTCAGGCCACGGTGTTGAGCTTCGGCGACGCGTTCTTCGTGCTGACGCTGTTCTATCTCGCCCTCAGCGTGCTGGTGACGCTGCTGAACAAGCCGGCCTCGCCGTTCGGCGGTGGCGGCGACGCGCATTGA
- a CDS encoding TetR/AcrR family transcriptional regulator, with product MVVAGREHLQILQEEDSSKRRQILAGARKVFMDLGFDGSSMGEIARAAGVSKGTLYVYFADKSALFEAILEEEALFHGQVVFNFDPARDAETTLKDFGQAYIHLLCRPGGGSAIRTVMAIAERMPDVGRRYYLRVLDKTINRLSDYLKAHVASGDLEIDDCDLAASQFMELCKASLFLPFVFQAAPPPSEARMTEVIDSATRMFLGAYKAK from the coding sequence ATGGTTGTAGCCGGTCGCGAACATCTGCAAATCCTCCAGGAGGAGGACAGCTCCAAGCGCCGCCAGATCCTGGCGGGCGCCCGTAAAGTGTTCATGGATCTGGGTTTTGACGGGTCCAGCATGGGCGAGATCGCGCGTGCGGCCGGCGTTTCCAAAGGCACGCTCTACGTCTACTTCGCCGACAAGAGCGCCCTGTTCGAAGCGATCCTCGAGGAGGAGGCGCTGTTTCATGGCCAGGTCGTGTTCAATTTCGATCCCGCCCGCGATGCCGAGACCACGCTGAAGGACTTTGGCCAGGCCTACATCCACCTGCTCTGCCGGCCCGGCGGCGGATCGGCGATCCGCACCGTGATGGCGATCGCAGAGCGCATGCCCGATGTCGGCCGCCGTTATTATTTGCGCGTGCTGGACAAGACCATCAACCGGCTGTCCGACTATCTCAAAGCCCATGTCGCTTCCGGCGATCTTGAGATCGACGACTGCGATCTCGCAGCATCGCAGTTCATGGAACTGTGCAAGGCTTCCCTGTTCCTGCCGTTCGTCTTCCAGGCCGCACCGCCGCCGTCGGAAGCGCGCATGACGGAAGTGATCGACAGCGCGACGCGCATGTTCCTCGGCGCATACAAGGCGAAGTAG
- a CDS encoding amidase family protein: MDISPRHLRAAYRSGALKPSDVAAHVLSRLSDADQSGVWISKAKPENVMATARALDARANEIDKLPLYGLIVSVKDCIDVAGEQTTSACPEFAYVAKDTSPVVADAIAAGAIYIGKTNMDQFATGLVGVRSPYGIARNPHNADYIPGGSSSGAAVSVASGTSSFAFGTDTGGSGRVPASYCGVTGFKPAPGAFSQRGMVYACRSFDTISLYTREPGDGYDVYRVLARRDPADCFSPTDFAGWTEQASPARPLRIATPRPDQLRFFGNEETERLFGSGLRKLRRLDMSVVSADFSPFTSINDLMFFGPFLAERDVSVGAFLDANPDAGVRIVRDLVVGSRKFTAADTYRALYQVKEIQRVLRDFWHAHDALVVPTVGTVLRIDDVARDPLTANFNNGYYTNYANPLGLAAIAVPNAVTGAGVPYGVTFLAPAGRERLLTDLACAFTGAEAQA; encoded by the coding sequence ATGGATATTTCCCCCCGTCATCTCCGCGCCGCCTATCGCAGCGGCGCGCTCAAGCCGTCCGATGTCGCCGCCCATGTGCTGTCGCGCCTGTCGGATGCCGACCAGAGCGGCGTCTGGATATCGAAAGCCAAGCCCGAGAATGTCATGGCCACCGCGCGTGCGCTCGATGCGCGCGCAAATGAAATCGACAAGCTGCCGCTCTACGGGCTGATCGTCTCGGTCAAGGACTGTATCGATGTCGCGGGCGAGCAGACCACCTCGGCCTGCCCGGAATTCGCGTATGTCGCGAAAGATACGAGCCCGGTTGTCGCTGACGCCATCGCCGCCGGAGCCATCTATATCGGCAAGACGAACATGGATCAGTTCGCGACCGGCCTCGTCGGTGTGCGCTCGCCCTACGGCATCGCGCGCAACCCGCACAATGCGGACTACATTCCCGGCGGGTCCAGCTCGGGCGCGGCGGTGTCGGTCGCATCAGGCACGTCGTCCTTTGCCTTCGGCACCGATACCGGCGGGTCGGGCAGGGTGCCGGCGTCCTATTGCGGTGTCACCGGCTTCAAGCCTGCACCGGGTGCGTTCAGCCAGCGCGGCATGGTCTATGCCTGCCGGAGCTTCGATACCATCTCGCTCTACACGCGGGAGCCGGGCGACGGCTACGACGTCTATCGCGTGCTGGCGCGACGCGATCCCGCGGATTGTTTTTCGCCGACCGATTTTGCCGGCTGGACGGAGCAGGCCTCTCCGGCGCGGCCATTGCGGATTGCGACACCTCGCCCGGACCAGCTCAGGTTCTTCGGTAACGAGGAGACGGAGAGGCTGTTCGGCAGCGGGCTTCGCAAGTTGCGGCGGCTCGACATGTCGGTCGTTTCCGCCGATTTCTCGCCGTTCACGTCGATCAACGATCTGATGTTCTTCGGGCCGTTCCTCGCCGAGCGGGATGTTTCGGTCGGCGCGTTCCTCGACGCCAATCCGGACGCCGGCGTCAGGATCGTGCGCGATCTCGTCGTCGGCAGCCGGAAGTTCACCGCGGCCGACACCTATCGCGCGCTCTATCAGGTCAAGGAGATCCAGCGCGTGCTCCGCGATTTCTGGCACGCCCACGACGCGTTGGTCGTGCCCACGGTCGGAACCGTCCTCAGGATTGACGACGTCGCGCGCGATCCGCTGACGGCAAATTTCAACAATGGCTACTACACAAACTACGCCAATCCGCTTGGGCTTGCCGCGATCGCGGTGCCGAATGCGGTGACGGGGGCGGGCGTGCCCTATGGCGTCACCTTTCTGGCGCCGGCGGGGCGGGAGCGCCTGCTCACCGACCTCGCCTGTGCATTCACGGGAGCGGAAGCCCAGGCTTGA
- a CDS encoding DUF6665 family protein has translation MSRDLRPPVDILHYEIVQEQASALGRMGRTLEQALAQLRDFDAAHARLETPAAMLPARRKLVMEAGQALWMFVVQREATGLRDSRHIMRTYNVPAEVQRCMGLALPPSKPTSK, from the coding sequence ATGTCTCGTGACCTTCGCCCGCCGGTCGATATCCTCCATTATGAGATCGTCCAGGAACAGGCCTCAGCGCTTGGACGGATGGGCCGCACGCTCGAACAGGCGCTCGCCCAATTGCGCGATTTCGACGCTGCGCACGCTCGCTTGGAGACGCCGGCCGCGATGCTGCCGGCGAGGCGCAAGCTGGTGATGGAGGCTGGCCAGGCGCTCTGGATGTTCGTCGTGCAGCGCGAGGCGACGGGCTTGCGCGACAGCCGCCATATCATGCGGACCTACAACGTCCCGGCCGAGGTGCAGCGCTGCATGGGGCTGGCACTACCGCCGTCGAAGCCGACGTCGAAATGA
- a CDS encoding HlyD family secretion protein — protein MATSRDQAARVLRQEAVEITSANGDAATGTSAALAEQLRSHVAEETKRRTSEAPEKPVPDQAAPTAPAPAAPKSGKRKFVMMGIGLVLALAAASYAGYYTLVGRFYVSTDDAYVRANNTMLGARVAGHISSILAGDNTLVHAGDTILRIDDGDYKIAVDAAATRIGTQQATIDRIGRQIAALDSQVVQAKAQLVSAEAGLKRADLDYERQQALSSKGFASRATFETSEAGRDQGAAAVKAAQAAYDVAVSNVDVAKAQQAEAKAQLAELKTTLAKAERDLAFTAVRAPVDGIFSNRLVNAGDFIAVGQRLGNVVPLDDVYIDANFKETQLKRIRPGQPVTIKVDAYGMRKFSGVVDSIAAGAGSVFTLLPPDNATGNFTKIVQRVPVRIRVPKAVARQNLLRAGMSVYATVDTNKGAADADSETDLDDPTMIHPQ, from the coding sequence ATGGCCACATCGAGAGACCAGGCTGCGCGCGTCCTTCGCCAGGAAGCGGTGGAGATCACGTCGGCGAACGGTGATGCTGCGACCGGGACATCCGCAGCCCTCGCCGAGCAGCTGCGCTCTCATGTGGCCGAAGAGACCAAGCGCCGCACCAGCGAGGCGCCGGAGAAGCCCGTGCCCGACCAGGCGGCCCCGACTGCACCCGCACCTGCCGCGCCAAAATCCGGCAAGCGCAAATTCGTCATGATGGGAATCGGCCTCGTGCTGGCGCTCGCGGCGGCAAGCTATGCCGGCTACTACACGCTGGTCGGCCGCTTCTACGTCTCCACCGACGACGCCTATGTCCGCGCCAACAACACCATGCTGGGCGCGCGCGTGGCCGGCCACATCTCCTCGATCCTCGCCGGAGACAACACGCTGGTGCACGCCGGCGACACCATCCTGCGCATCGACGACGGCGACTACAAGATCGCGGTCGACGCGGCCGCAACCCGGATCGGGACCCAGCAGGCCACCATCGATCGCATCGGCCGCCAGATCGCGGCGCTCGACAGCCAGGTCGTGCAGGCCAAGGCGCAGCTCGTCTCCGCGGAAGCGGGCCTCAAGCGTGCCGATCTCGATTATGAGCGCCAGCAGGCGCTGAGCAGCAAGGGCTTTGCCTCGCGCGCCACGTTCGAAACCTCGGAAGCCGGCCGCGACCAGGGCGCTGCCGCGGTGAAGGCCGCGCAAGCCGCCTATGACGTTGCGGTGAGCAATGTCGATGTCGCCAAGGCCCAGCAGGCCGAAGCGAAGGCGCAGCTCGCCGAGCTCAAGACCACGCTCGCCAAGGCCGAGCGCGACCTCGCCTTTACCGCGGTGCGCGCGCCGGTCGACGGCATCTTCTCCAACCGCCTCGTCAACGCCGGGGACTTCATCGCGGTCGGCCAGCGGCTCGGCAATGTCGTGCCGCTCGACGACGTCTATATCGACGCCAATTTCAAGGAAACCCAGCTCAAGCGCATCCGTCCCGGCCAGCCGGTGACGATCAAGGTCGACGCCTACGGCATGCGCAAGTTCTCCGGCGTGGTCGACAGCATCGCGGCGGGCGCGGGCTCGGTGTTCACGCTGCTGCCGCCCGACAACGCCACCGGCAACTTCACCAAGATCGTGCAGCGTGTGCCGGTTCGCATTCGCGTGCCGAAGGCGGTTGCGCGGCAGAACCTGCTCCGTGCCGGCATGTCGGTCTACGCCACCGTCGACACCAACAAGGGTGCGGCCGACGCCGACAGCGAGACCGATCTCGACGATCCCACCATGATCCATCCGCAGTAA
- a CDS encoding Crp/Fnr family transcriptional regulator has translation MGRSHAHEVADPGEPSSGPCAEVQRAGTGRYVLKALDKADLDLVMRTGRLAAYQNREYLLREGEPANGIHIILNGIVESTHAGTQGRELMLATWEAGDFVGAPYILGDHRHSWSARALGRVEALHLDQDAIRTLIAQSPSFAVALIECLGFKGETYSMLAQTLAGQKAAERLVLLLVKLCENAAQDESGPISLGRITQANLARMIGATRQSISLILSRLQDDGIISTGPTKMVVNDLAALRKQVTD, from the coding sequence GTGGGGCGCAGCCATGCGCATGAGGTGGCCGATCCGGGTGAGCCTTCAAGTGGGCCTTGCGCCGAGGTGCAAAGGGCCGGGACCGGACGTTATGTGCTGAAGGCGCTCGACAAAGCCGATCTCGACCTGGTGATGCGGACAGGCAGGCTCGCGGCCTACCAGAACCGCGAATATCTGCTGCGGGAAGGGGAGCCCGCGAACGGCATCCACATCATCCTGAACGGGATCGTGGAAAGCACCCATGCCGGTACCCAGGGGCGCGAGTTGATGCTGGCGACGTGGGAGGCCGGCGACTTCGTCGGTGCGCCCTACATTCTCGGTGATCACCGGCATAGCTGGTCGGCCCGCGCGCTCGGCCGGGTCGAGGCGTTGCATCTCGACCAGGACGCGATCCGCACGCTGATCGCACAATCGCCGTCGTTTGCAGTGGCGCTGATCGAGTGCCTCGGCTTCAAGGGCGAGACCTATTCGATGCTGGCGCAGACGCTGGCAGGACAGAAGGCGGCGGAGCGGCTGGTGCTGCTGCTGGTGAAGCTGTGCGAAAACGCTGCTCAGGACGAGAGTGGCCCGATTTCGCTCGGCCGCATCACGCAGGCCAATCTGGCGCGCATGATCGGTGCGACACGGCAGTCGATCAGCCTGATCCTCAGCCGCCTGCAGGACGACGGCATCATCTCGACCGGTCCGACCAAAATGGTCGTCAACGATCTCGCGGCGTTGAGGAAGCAGGTGACCGACTAG